The Neobacillus sp. PS3-34 genome has a window encoding:
- a CDS encoding restriction endonuclease, with protein sequence MSKRRTKKQQRELEEGIKGLIGMVGLGSYWFTRSIYQTGIIMGIALILIIAIAIYKKNKRNERLRNSGISEIDAMDGIQFEHYLKELYKSKGYAAEVTSASGDYGGDLLLSKEGRKVVVQAKRYSKDVGIKAVQEVVGAKAYYSADEAWVVSNSYFTKAAKELAKKSNVVLVDRDELIESILGSNPGMKRESSSVTVSGNAVTVCSKCGSPMVLKTGKRGKFLGCSNFPNCRFTQDAG encoded by the coding sequence TTGAGTAAAAGAAGAACCAAAAAACAACAACGAGAATTAGAAGAAGGAATTAAAGGATTAATTGGTATGGTGGGATTAGGCTCCTATTGGTTTACAAGATCCATCTACCAGACCGGAATTATCATGGGCATTGCCCTCATCTTAATCATCGCTATAGCAATCTATAAAAAAAATAAACGAAATGAACGTCTAAGAAATTCAGGTATTAGTGAAATTGATGCAATGGATGGCATTCAATTTGAACATTATTTAAAAGAACTGTACAAGTCCAAAGGCTATGCTGCTGAGGTTACCAGTGCAAGTGGTGATTATGGAGGAGATTTATTGCTTTCGAAGGAAGGTAGAAAAGTCGTCGTCCAGGCAAAACGGTATTCAAAGGATGTCGGTATAAAAGCAGTTCAGGAAGTGGTCGGTGCAAAAGCCTATTATTCAGCAGATGAAGCCTGGGTTGTTTCCAATAGCTACTTTACAAAAGCAGCTAAAGAACTGGCAAAGAAAAGCAATGTAGTATTAGTAGACCGCGATGAGCTAATAGAGAGTATTCTTGGTTCAAATCCAGGTATGAAAAGGGAGAGTTCGTCGGTGACCGTTTCTGGCAACGCGGTTACTGTATGCAGTAAATGTGGCAGCCCGATGGTTCTGAAGACAGGGAAGAGAGGGAAATTTCTTGGCTGCAGTAATTTTCCTAACTGCAGGTTTACGCAGGATGCTGGGTGA
- a CDS encoding cohesin domain-containing protein: MFTLDKTKHFYSLSRTRQPQPGDIIEIKAFISHAAYTYGLQSIINYDPSVLQLVGKDGTPVTSGNAGDYFATDLAPIDTIKNNAGANTIEYTASFVGDVTKDPKDEGTVVTYYFKWINDKAISTTLTPSLKTVDIYGTLYQSKVESLELKIK; the protein is encoded by the coding sequence ATGTTTACGTTGGACAAAACGAAACACTTTTACAGCTTGTCCCGGACAAGGCAGCCTCAACCCGGCGATATTATTGAAATAAAAGCATTCATTTCCCATGCGGCTTACACTTACGGATTACAGTCTATCATTAACTATGATCCTTCAGTTCTTCAGCTGGTCGGTAAGGACGGAACACCCGTGACAAGCGGAAATGCCGGGGACTATTTTGCAACGGATCTTGCTCCTATTGACACCATAAAAAACAATGCAGGTGCAAATACAATCGAATACACCGCCTCCTTCGTGGGCGATGTAACGAAGGATCCAAAAGACGAAGGAACCGTGGTGACCTATTACTTTAAATGGATCAATGATAAAGCGATTTCTACAACACTCACACCATCACTAAAAACAGTAGACATATACGGTACCCTCTACCAAAGCAAAGTAGAATCGCTGGAATTAAAAATCAAATAA